TCCGATGAGGCATGGCGACGATAGGCGGCTTTGAGAGGTAACGAGAAGGGAATGAGATGGATTAGGTTGAAAAGGAGAATAACGCGAGGTAGATGGACTTTTTTCGCCTGGATAAATTTTTATTTTGAACTACTTTTGGCATTGTGATTTGAAGAACCATACTCGCAAATAAATAAGTCTAAAATGTAGGGCAAAACCAAATTCTGGAACTATTTTATGGGAAGTATCCTATGTCATTCCATGCTTCCTAACCAGTAGTCATTGTTCCCTACCTCCGAGCCACCCCCGACATCTACCCTACCCTCCTATCTCATGGGCATGCATGGTGATAAAAACATTGAGCTGAAAATTTTAATTGTGCAAGGCATAACAATGTTATGGTTGACTTTAGAGAGGTAGAGGGAGCTCCAGGATTTTCCCCTCGATTTTAGGTTGAATTTTTATTAGGATTCCTAGGTGTTTTCCATTGTGCCAGTATCTAAAGCCCACACTAAATTTGAGATACTTGAACATGACTTGGGGGGTAATATTGTTTTTAAGTTTGTCCAGGCTTGGAGAAAAATCCACAGAGATTGACAACATTCTCTatatataatatgaaaatatatttcaTAATGAATCTAATTAAACCAATTTCATTTTATAGATATTGATATAACTTTATATAGATTTGATTAAACTTAATGAAGTTGGACGTAGGACAATTTGGTTGACGAGTACGAGTGAAAAAACACTCGTCGTACATGAATTTTCATGTAGTGAATAGATTAAAATCTGGCATTTAATTAACTCTTTTCTCCCTCTATTTCTCTTCACATTTTGGCGTGCATAAAAAGCTGGCTAGAACTACAATGCTTAGTGCATCGACTAAAGCGGTGGTGCCAAGATGGTTTAGTTGTGTGCATGTAGTAGTACTTGATAAAGCATTCATGACAACTTCATATACCTTTGGAACATCGCACAGAGGTTACACAAGTGCAAAACTCCTGCCCTCCTTTTCAAGGTTGACATCAAGAACGCTTTTGAATCGGTCAAGTAGGGTACATCCTTGATCTTCTTCAACGTTTGGGGTTCCTGCCAAATTTCAGGCTTTGATCGCCGCACTTCTATCGACATCATCGTCATGGATCCTTCTAAATGGGCTGCCCTACCCTCCGATCAAGCACATCCGCATGCTTCGGCCGGGGGACCCCCCCCTATACCCCTACTATTTGTCATTCTCCATAAAATTCATGACTTGGCAATGAGGAAAGGTCTTCTTCATAAGATTCGAGGCCGGGATGGCATGTTGAGAATCACTCTCCATGCGGATGACGCGGTGGTATTTTCTGCTCCCATCAAGATGGACATTGACAACCTAGCTTCTATCTCGAGAGGTTTTGGTGATGTTACGGGCCTCTGCACCAACTTCCAGAAAAGCTCGATGGTGCTAATTCTCTGCAATCACCTTAATCTTGGGCACATACTTGAGAGTGTGCTAGCAACTCGAGCAACGTTTCCGGTGAAATACATAAGAAGGTGGCAACTTAAGAAGGTGGCCTTCCAATACCTTGAGAACAAGGCGGCCAGTAAATTGGTCAATTGGAAGGGTCAAAACGTCATTACTATTGGTCACAACCCTCATCGCCAAGTGGTCTACTCCATCACGCCTCTCATCGTGCCACCAAGCTCACTTCATAACCTAAACAAGATTGAAAGAGCTTTCCTTTGGTCTGGTGTGGAGAAAGACAATGGGAGTTAAATGCAAGGTCAATTGGGGAACGGTTTGTAGACCGAAGGAGTATGGTGGCCTAGGAGTGCTTAATACCAACAAGTTTGCAGGTGCTTTATGGCTAAGATGGCTTTGGTATTAGTGAAAGGAACCTCGCATAGTTTGGGTAGGATTTGGCAACCCTTGCATGGAGGATGGTCTCAAGTTCTTTTGCGCCTCGACTACTATCACCGTGGGGACGGCGCCAAAACGCTGTTTTGGGCTTCCCCTTGGCTTCTTGGGCGCAAGCTCAAGGTTATTGTGTAGCTAATTTTTGAGGCCTCGAGGAGAAAGAATTGGAAGGTGCGGGAGGCTCTCAAGGGGAACCCGTGGATCTTCAAAATCAAGTATAACACTGCCGTCTCCGGTGAACACATTAATGAATTTTTCACTCTGTGGATGCTTGTGATTGACTTCCATCTTGATGAGCACCACGAGGATGGTATTTTTTGGAAGCACTCTAATGATGGGATCTACACGGCGGCCACCACGTATAAGGCTCAATTCCTTGGCTTAACCCTTTTCCGCATGGACCGCATGGTTTGAAAATTTTGGGCACCCCCGAAGGTCAAATTCTTTGCATGGTTGGCTCTACAAAATAGTATTTGAACCGCCGATCGTTTGGAGAGGCGAGGTTAGGAAAATTGTGGCCTTTGCCCGCAAAAGGGAACAAGAAACGGGTGCACACCTCTTCCTTAAGTGTCGCCACACGCTTAGGATTTGGGGGTCAATCATCGCCAAGCTTGGCCTTGCGCACATGGACACCGCCGACTGGCACCTTGACGGATCCGTTCATGAATGGTGGGCAAGAGAACCGGCAACCATGTTCCCAACTGGCGCGTTATGACCTCCCTCGCTATGCTTGTCTCTTGGACCATTTGAAATGTGAGAAATGCTCGGGCGTTCCACCACAAGTGTGCGCCATTGCCTATCCTTCTTAACATCATCTTAGAGGAGGCAAAACTTTGGGTTACGGCGGGCGCTAAAAGACTAGGGCATATCATTTTGCGTGAGTAATTATCATGCTGTGTATGTGGGTGCTTTGTAAAACTCTAAACTCTATTCCCTCCTTATTTACTGGATGAGCCAAATCTTATGCCTTGGTTTTGAAAAAAATGGTAATGGCACTAAGTGCATGGGAGTGCCTCAAGGACTAATCAGGTGCAGGTACACACGTGGATTGGTTCAGCGAGTCTAAGTATTGGCGTGGGATTGCCACAAGGACCAATATGAGCGTACGTATTGCCTGACAGCCGTGGCGCTCATTACTTGCCTGAAAACACGTATTCCTGACAGCCGTTGGTTCGTCGTTTGAAGGGACGCGTCCGCGTTTTAATAATGAGACTTACGCGTTTATCCGTCCAAGAGACGCGTCCGTGCAGAGGGTATAAAATGGCTGCCGTGTGCCGTCCCTGCCTATTCTCAGCGCATCTCCCCTACTGCTTACTTCCAGTGGTTCTCGCCGCACTACAGCCCGCCGCAACGAAGAAGAAGCAGTGCAGTATGGCCTTGGCCTGCTCCTGCCCGGAGTCCGGGTGCGCCTTCGTGGGCTCCCCGGCGATGCTCCTCAATCATCTCGCCAACAGCCACCAGCGCCCCGCCGTCACGGTCCGCTACGGCCTGTCCTCTAACCTCGGCTTCTCCCTTTCGCACCCCTGGCATGCGCTCGTCGGGGAGGACGACCGCAGCGTTTTCCTCGTGTCCCTGGGCCCCCTGGGCGCCGCTACGGCCGTGTCGCTAGTGTACGTCAGGCCCGACGGTGAGGCCGAGGTGGCGCCCCGGTTCTGGTGCAAGCTGTCCGTGGGGCCCCCGGGTATCGACATGGTCCTCATGGCCTCGCCGGTGAGCAGCAGCATGCTGGCCGCCGGCGCACCCGCGCCGTGGCAGGGGATGTTCTTGGCGGTGCCCCAGGAGATGCTCTCCGGTGACACGCTCACGCTCAGCATCTGGATCGATCTGAACCCACCTTCCGCTGGCGCTCCCAATGAAGTCGACTACACCACAGGCGAGGACATCGAGGAGGATGCTGTCAAGCAGGGGCGAGCCAGCAAATTTAGCCATTGAGTTCATTTATTGACTTGTGAAGATTGCTACAAATTAATCTAGTGTAAAGTCTAATTTCACACAATCTCACAACAAAAGATCATAGCACTCAAAAGCAAGATACAAATGAAAAATATGACATCACTTATCATATATTGTGTTACATAAAAAATTGAAGAGTGCACGACAGACATACCGGTTAGATATTATAGCTAGTCCAGGACCAAAAAACTTCATAGATTCAAGTATAGCTTTCTCATCTTGCTGAAACGTTGAAGAAATTGACAAGTTAGTTTGACCCATCTAAAATAACTACCATTATACTTGCTAATGCATCACTCTTAACTTGTCCCTTATTGTTATCCCTGAAAAGAAAGCAGCACGAACATAAGGTCTTATGCATATTGTTGCTATACTCAAGTGAACCATCATTCTGGATCAAATCTTGGTGAAGCATCTTCAATGACCCTAAGTGGATAATCAAAGTTAGGTGGTTGCCCATAAGATCCAATGATTAAATATCTTCACCTAATCACATCTTGCTTCTTAGAAATTTTTATGTACTACCAAAGTTTCTTTCGACCAGGCGGATTACTTGCAGCATTGAAATTTGATGCATTTTTCCTGGGCATAATAGTTGGCCTTGAAATGTCTGCATCATATCTGGATCTGGCgatttatttttttagttaagaAATATCATTCAATAGTACTGGGGATAATCCCAATGTCCATATAATCAAAGTACAGGGGATAAGGAACTAGAAAACTCGCGCAAAAATCGATACTTGGATCGTAGTAGACTAGATAGGACCTGCAGATGAGAGAGGAGATGCGCAGATTGTGATTCATTACCTTGAATCTGTATTAGTGGTTCGGTTGTCCCTCAGCAGCTGGCCTGTGGCGACCAATCGACGGTGAAACACCCAACAGGAGAGATGAGATTGTTTGAGTTTTCTTGTAGGAAGCGATTCAACGAACCGAGAGGCGGCGGCCAAGTACTCGTAAAGAGAAGACGCACAAACAGACCTAGGCACTTCACATGATGTGGGCTTTTGGGCTTTTGACTGGCTACTACGTGggatcttttttctttttttctctgtACGTGGGATGCTGATTTGATGGGTTCAGCCACGGTTTTTTGTTGGGTTCATGCCAGAAAAATACATGCATGCACGTGGAGCGACGGAAAAATCGTTGGGTTCAGCTGAACCCATCGACTCAACGCTGGCTCCGCCACTGCTGTCAAGTATGTATCTCATCTGGTGCATGTTATGGATGGTAACTATTTATGATCTGGTGCAGCACTGAATAAGTTTGATTTACTAGTAATCGCAGCTAAGTCTGCCGTCCCCAATAGTAGCAAATTGTTAAAATGCTACTCCCTCTaaactaaaaccacgacacttattttggatcaGAGAGAGTagtaattaaataattaattagaAGAAAATTATTTAATTGTCAAAATGTATTATTTATTGAATTATTCAATTGTTAGGAATATTGATAGAAAATATTCAAGTGCGCTGAGGATGCCCTCCGACCTCTACAGTTTTGATGACCCCGACTATATCGAGTTCACGGAAGGGCCGAAGGAGCCCTTGAAGGCCAACTCGGAGAAGGACGACGAGGACAAGGACGACAACAAGGAGGATGAGAAGGAAGCGGAGGAggacgacggcgacgaggaggatggtgagaaggaggaggacgacaACCAGCCGACTATTTGTGCCAAGCGTCCTCACCGAGACGATGGCCCGCAGGGAGGAGcatcgaagaagaagaaggactaGATGTCGGCTATTGTAGCCATGCAACTTTAGTGTGAGGGTCCAACTTGTGGAACCCTACTTTGGACATCGCTATTATGGTTGAGTATGACATGGTTGTTAATTACTTATATATCAGTGCATGCATGCAATCATTTCTATGTTTACTTTTCGTTAAATTTTACGAGTAGCCGTTGTTGGATCCTCCTGAGAATTGAGTAACTACTGAGTGCAAAAGATATAACATAAACATCAACACTCAGAACTAACATATTCAATCAATTAAGATTTAACGGGTGCGATAAACAGATTGCATATCCACCATACTCAGACCAAACAAACAGATCGAGTCGCCTTCACTTCAGACACTTCGTGGCATGCTTCCATTTGAATCTGCCTGCCAGTGAGACGAGCTTATTCAAACAATGATTCTTTTATCATTCATCAGTCCTATGGGCCCCTAACACACATGCAATGAACGTGTGAAAGAAGTGTCTAGTAGCCTGAACCCACCTGAAGAGATGAATTGAGCGGACCTTCTCGAGGGTGCATTGAAGTAtttatctctactcctaatggacgACTTGGTGAAATAGTCTGCGCGGTTTATTTTCATTGGTTTTTTTCCGTCATCCTCCCACCTTCGGTTTTTCTTTCGTCTCTCCGCCTTGATCGTAAAAAAAAAACAGCCTCGAGACTCCCCTCGATCTGTTTCCTCATTTTATCGTCAAGACTCTCCCAGCCGCTGAGCCCTTCGCCCCCTCTGAGATCCGCCGCCGTTGCCGTCCCTTAGATTCTGGCCGACGCCATCCGACTCACGCGCCGGCCGCCACCAGCACGGCTCACCCTTGTCTCCCCAATCGATGCACAACCCCTCCTCACCGTTCCCTCCCTGCACGCGCCCCTGTGGCTAACCCTAGCCGCCAACTCGTGTTGCGGGCACTGAGGATGGGAGCGGGGCAGCCGCGTCGCTGAGGGGTTGGACCGGCTGGGGTGTCACCATTTGGGTGGAGAAGTAGGGGCAGCGGTGGCGCCGTGTTGGGGCGGAGGAGAAGGATGGCGACGACGGGCGAAGACAtcgttggcggcggcggcgaatcTGGTAGAGCCCCTTTCTCTTCCCAAGCCTGCCCCTCTCACCCTCTTCCTCAAGCGGCAAGACCCCGGGGGGATGGAGGACTGCAGACGCGAGCGTTGGTGCGCTGGCGTGGCGGTCCAGCGGTGGCTGGAGGACGCCCATCCCAGCCCGAAGCAGCAGAAGGCAACTGAAAAGCGGAGCAGATCAAGCACCCGGGGTCGCCTGAGGCGGCTCGGTGCACCTCCAAGTGCGTCAGTAGTTGCGTCCTCTGTGGAGCCGGCGCTCCCGGCATCATCAGGCCCTTCAACGTCAGAAGGTAATTAGACCAAGGGATGAATCATTGATGGATGGATTATGTCCAGCCATTCATTATCCCCATGCTTGTTCTAGCCGATCAACTATTGTATTTGACTGACGCTTATAATTGCACACATCCAGACCCCTGATGATGTTCAAGGAAGTTTTCCGCAGCTGGCAATAGTGCTACGTACGTGATGTAGGGCAGTTCGGACCATGGAATTCTTCTACTCGATTCAAAACGGCATAATGTGTTTGTCTGTACAAGTGCTCTGACACCTACATCCTAATCATGGACGAAGAAGACAAAGACAATGATCCATGGTATCATCAACATATATGCTGCAGCTAACAAAGGTCAACTTATCCAACTATTCTCCATCCCTACCGCATTCCACAATTACCAGGTGATGGCGACCTATGTAGGTAAACGCCTCCTCTCATCTCTCTCCCTAGGATGCCCTGCCCTCTCCTTTCTCTGTCTGCCATTCATGGCAGCGGGGGATCCGGGGAACGGGGGCCGATGGCGGAAGGGAATGGGGGCCAGTGGCAGCGGGGAATGAGATCTGGAAGTATTTATTAACAGATGGTGGTGTTCTCAGATATTTGTTATTCAAGTTTCTTCGTGTGTTGTGCACCTAAACCCATGTGCTATTCCTGTTAATTGCATTATATCTTCCTTTCCTCTGTATTTAACACATTATCTGCCCCTAACTGAAGGCACCCATAATTCGTGGAAGAGAACCCACAGCAACTGCAGAAGAAAAGAAGTTGGGATCCGAGAGATCTGGAGAGCTTAGTGCAAAAGTAAATCAGGCAAGCCCTTTTCCTCTGAAGAAGGTTGTCTGCACTCTGCACTACATAATTTTTTACAACTGTATTGTCCACATTTATGTTATAATAATCTCCTCTAGAATTGTTTGGATGCATTTTCTTCCAATTTTATGGGCTCTAGCTTAATTACCTTCTGAATTCTTCTGATGGCTTCTCAATGATATTCAGTTTATATTGAGACGAACGAATGCCCTGCTGTCCAATCACTTGCCACCAAAGGTATGTCCTGTCCGGTGTA
This Triticum urartu cultivar G1812 unplaced genomic scaffold, Tu2.1 TuUngrouped_contig_5384, whole genome shotgun sequence DNA region includes the following protein-coding sequences:
- the LOC125529155 gene encoding uncharacterized protein LOC125529155 codes for the protein MAAVCRPCLFSAHLPYCLLPVVLAALQPAATKKKQCSMALACSCPESGCAFVGSPAMLLNHLANSHQRPAVTVRYGLSSNLGFSLSHPWHALVGEDDRSVFLVSLGPLGAATAVSLVYVRPDGEAEVAPRFWCKLSVGPPGIDMVLMASPVSSSMLAAGAPAPWQGMFLAVPQEMLSGDTLTLSIWIDLNPPSAGAPNEVDYTTGEDIEEDAVKQGRASKFSH